A DNA window from Halomonas zincidurans B6 contains the following coding sequences:
- the cysB gene encoding HTH-type transcriptional regulator CysB, whose product MKLQQLRYIWEVTRHNLNVSATAQSLFTSQPGISKQIRLLEDELGVEIFARSGKHLTRVTPAGESIVELAGEVLRTVDNIKQVAQEHSDERRGSLSLATTHTQARYALPPLIGEFTRKYPDVALHMQQGTPKQIAQMVSEGLADFAICTESLELFNDLVLLPCYRWNRCILVPEDHPLAKLGELTLERLAEYPLVTYVFGFTGRSQLDEAFRAKGLTPNVVLTAADADVIKTYVRLGMGVGIVARMAIDPEADDDLVPLDASHLFASSITKVGIRRGTFMRSYMYDFIQRFAPHLDRDLIDAALAAGPRHEQALFTDVELPVR is encoded by the coding sequence ATGAAATTGCAGCAATTGCGCTATATCTGGGAAGTCACCCGGCACAACCTCAACGTCTCGGCAACGGCACAGAGCCTGTTCACCTCGCAGCCGGGCATCTCCAAGCAGATCCGCCTGCTCGAGGACGAACTGGGTGTGGAGATCTTCGCCCGCAGCGGCAAGCACCTGACCCGGGTGACCCCGGCCGGCGAGTCGATCGTCGAACTGGCCGGCGAGGTGCTGCGCACCGTCGACAACATCAAGCAGGTCGCCCAGGAACACAGCGATGAGCGGCGCGGCAGCCTGTCGTTGGCCACCACGCACACCCAGGCGCGCTATGCACTGCCGCCGCTGATCGGCGAGTTCACCCGCAAGTACCCGGATGTCGCCCTGCACATGCAGCAAGGCACGCCCAAGCAGATCGCCCAGATGGTCAGCGAAGGGCTCGCCGATTTCGCGATCTGCACCGAGTCGCTGGAGCTGTTCAACGACCTGGTGCTGTTGCCGTGCTACCGCTGGAACCGCTGCATCCTGGTGCCCGAGGATCATCCGCTGGCCAAGCTGGGCGAGCTGACCCTCGAGCGACTCGCCGAATACCCGTTGGTCACCTATGTCTTCGGTTTCACCGGTCGCTCGCAGCTCGACGAGGCCTTTCGTGCCAAGGGGCTGACGCCCAACGTGGTGCTCACCGCCGCCGATGCCGACGTGATCAAGACCTACGTGCGCCTGGGGATGGGGGTGGGCATCGTCGCGCGCATGGCGATCGACCCGGAGGCCGACGACGATCTGGTGCCGCTCGACGCCAGCCACCTGTTCGCCAGCTCCATCACCAAGGTCGGCATCCGTCGCGGCACCTTCATGCGCAGTTACATGTACGATTTCATCCAGCGCTTCGCGCCGCATCTCGATCGCGATCTGATCGATGCCGCTCTGGCCGCCGGGCCGCGTCACGAGCAGGCACTGTTCACCGATGTCGAGCTGCCGGTGCGCTGA
- the trxA gene encoding thioredoxin, with the protein MANNVDVTMANFEQEVLGADKPVLLKFWAPWCGPCKMMAPVIEEVADEKADNLKVVSVNVDDAPDITAEQGVRGVPTVMLFKSGAKVASLVGAQSKSQLVQFIDQNA; encoded by the coding sequence ATGGCTAACAACGTCGATGTCACCATGGCCAACTTCGAGCAGGAAGTTCTCGGCGCCGACAAGCCCGTGCTGCTGAAGTTCTGGGCACCCTGGTGCGGCCCCTGCAAGATGATGGCCCCCGTGATCGAGGAAGTCGCCGACGAGAAGGCCGATAACCTCAAGGTGGTCAGCGTCAATGTCGATGATGCGCCGGACATTACCGCCGAGCAGGGCGTGCGCGGCGTCCCCACCGTCATGCTGTTCAAGTCGGGCGCCAAGGTCGCCTCGCTGGTCGGCGCCCAGTCCAAGTCGCAGCTGGTCCAGTTCATCGACCAGAACGCCTGA
- a CDS encoding SDR family NAD(P)-dependent oxidoreductase produces the protein MQLTERTFLITGAASGLGAATAERLVAGGARVVLCDLSEAVDALAERLGAAALAQRGDVTDGDDMQAAVDLAVAQGGLHGGLHGVVHCAGVVSVAKLLDRDGKPADLEAFARTVHINLVGTFNVLRLAAAAMARNEPQGEDGERGVIIDTASIAAFDGQVGQAAYSASKAGVAGMTLPLARELSRHGIRVMTIAPGIFETPMMASIPDEALAALSAAVPFPKRLGRATEFAMLAEQIVTNAMLNGETIRLDGGIRMQ, from the coding sequence CTGGTGGCCGGTGGCGCCCGGGTGGTGCTCTGCGATTTGAGCGAGGCCGTCGATGCACTCGCCGAGCGGCTGGGCGCGGCGGCGCTGGCGCAGCGCGGTGACGTCACCGATGGCGATGACATGCAGGCGGCGGTCGATCTCGCCGTCGCCCAAGGCGGGCTGCATGGCGGTTTGCATGGAGTAGTGCACTGCGCCGGGGTAGTCAGCGTCGCCAAGCTGCTCGACCGCGACGGCAAGCCGGCGGATCTCGAGGCCTTCGCGCGCACCGTTCATATCAATCTGGTGGGCACCTTCAACGTGTTGCGACTGGCGGCGGCGGCGATGGCCCGCAACGAGCCGCAGGGCGAGGATGGCGAGCGCGGAGTGATCATTGACACGGCGTCGATCGCCGCCTTCGACGGCCAGGTGGGCCAGGCCGCCTACAGCGCATCCAAGGCCGGGGTGGCGGGCATGACGCTGCCGCTGGCCCGCGAGCTGTCGCGCCACGGCATCCGGGTGATGACCATCGCGCCGGGGATCTTCGAGACACCGATGATGGCGAGCATTCCCGATGAAGCCCTCGCCGCGCTGTCGGCCGCGGTGCCGTTTCCCAAGCGCCTGGGGCGGGCCACGGAGTTCGCCATGCTGGCCGAGCAGATCGTCACCAACGCGATGCTCAACGGCGAGACCATTCGCCTCGACGGCGGCATCCGCATGCAGTGA
- a CDS encoding acyl-CoA dehydrogenase C-terminal domain-containing protein → MPDYQAPLRDLRFVMDELLDYPGHYAGLPGGEDASPDVIAAILEEGGRFAREVLLPLNQRGDQEGCVLEGGEVKTPQGFKEAYAQYVDGGWPGLAAEPEFGGQGLPASLNLALSEMICSSNLAWGMYPGLSHGAADALRHHGSDAQKASYLSKLVEGVWTGTMCLTEPHCGTDLGLIKTRAVPDDEGGYRITGTKIFISAGEHDLTENIVHLVLAKLPDAPEGSRGISLFVVPKYLPESLPDAGGRVGERNGVSCGSLEHKMGIHGNATCVINFDAAKGYLVGPEHKGLACMFTMMNEARIGVGIQGLGLMEASFQNALAYARDRLQMRALSGTKAAAKPADPIIVHPDVRRMLLTQKALAEGGRMLVMYTGQLVDLAEHASDAAERERAETLLGLLTPIVKAFLTELGFEATNEGVQVFGGHGFIAEWGMEQFVRDARITRLYEGTTGIQALDLLGRKVLMSQGETLKVFTKEIHTFCQAQADNDALKGYVEPLSRLNAEWGELTMAVGMKAMHDRDEVGAASVDYLLYSGYVALAYLWARAADTASQALAAGKGDEAFYRAKLATADFYFQRLLPRTRGHAEMIRAGGVSLMALSADEFGLGFEI, encoded by the coding sequence ATGCCCGACTATCAGGCTCCGCTGCGCGATCTGCGCTTCGTCATGGATGAGCTGCTGGACTACCCCGGCCACTACGCAGGCCTGCCGGGCGGCGAAGACGCCTCGCCGGACGTGATTGCGGCGATCCTCGAGGAGGGCGGACGCTTCGCCCGCGAGGTGCTGCTGCCGCTCAATCAGCGTGGCGATCAGGAGGGCTGTGTGCTCGAGGGCGGCGAGGTCAAGACCCCGCAGGGCTTCAAGGAGGCCTATGCCCAGTACGTCGATGGCGGCTGGCCGGGGTTGGCGGCCGAGCCCGAGTTCGGCGGCCAGGGGTTGCCGGCGTCGCTGAACCTGGCGCTGTCGGAGATGATCTGCTCGAGCAACCTGGCCTGGGGCATGTACCCGGGGCTGTCCCACGGGGCCGCCGATGCGCTGCGCCATCATGGCAGCGATGCCCAGAAGGCCAGCTACCTGAGCAAGCTGGTCGAGGGCGTGTGGACCGGCACCATGTGCCTGACCGAGCCGCATTGCGGCACCGACCTGGGACTGATCAAGACCCGTGCAGTGCCCGATGACGAGGGCGGCTATCGGATCACCGGCACCAAGATCTTCATCTCCGCCGGCGAGCACGACCTGACCGAGAACATCGTTCACCTGGTACTGGCCAAGCTGCCCGACGCGCCGGAAGGCTCGCGGGGCATCTCACTGTTCGTGGTGCCCAAGTACTTGCCAGAGAGCCTGCCGGATGCCGGGGGCCGCGTCGGCGAGCGCAACGGCGTGAGCTGCGGCTCGCTGGAACACAAGATGGGCATCCACGGCAACGCCACCTGCGTGATCAACTTCGACGCCGCCAAGGGCTACCTGGTGGGGCCGGAGCACAAGGGGCTGGCGTGCATGTTCACGATGATGAACGAGGCGCGCATCGGGGTGGGCATCCAGGGTCTGGGGCTGATGGAAGCGAGCTTCCAGAATGCCCTGGCCTACGCCCGGGATCGCCTGCAGATGCGTGCGCTGTCGGGCACCAAGGCCGCCGCTAAGCCGGCCGATCCGATCATCGTGCATCCCGACGTGCGCCGCATGCTGCTGACCCAGAAGGCGCTCGCCGAGGGTGGGCGGATGCTGGTGATGTACACCGGCCAACTGGTCGACCTGGCCGAGCATGCGAGCGACGCGGCCGAGCGCGAGCGTGCCGAGACGCTGCTCGGCCTGCTCACGCCGATTGTCAAGGCGTTTCTCACCGAGCTGGGCTTCGAGGCGACCAACGAGGGCGTGCAGGTGTTCGGCGGCCACGGCTTCATCGCCGAGTGGGGCATGGAGCAGTTCGTTCGCGATGCGCGCATCACGCGGCTCTACGAAGGCACCACCGGCATTCAGGCACTCGACCTGCTGGGCCGCAAGGTGCTGATGAGCCAGGGTGAAACGCTCAAGGTGTTCACCAAGGAGATCCACACGTTCTGCCAGGCGCAGGCCGACAACGACGCTCTCAAGGGGTATGTCGAGCCGCTGTCCAGGCTCAACGCCGAGTGGGGCGAACTGACCATGGCGGTGGGCATGAAGGCCATGCACGATCGCGATGAGGTCGGCGCGGCGAGCGTCGACTACCTGCTCTACTCGGGCTATGTGGCGCTGGCCTATCTCTGGGCACGCGCCGCGGACACCGCCAGCCAGGCGCTCGCCGCGGGCAAGGGCGACGAGGCGTTCTATCGGGCCAAGCTGGCGACCGCGGATTTCTACTTCCAGCGCCTGCTGCCGCGCACCCGCGGGCATGCCGAGATGATCCGCGCCGGTGGCGTTTCGTTGATGGCGTTGAGTGCCGATGAGTTCGGCCTTGGCTTCGAGATCTAA
- a CDS encoding AI-2E family transporter, with translation MEHDVDDDKRRMPLNLTLTLAALVIIIGGMKLGADLLVPLILSLFIAIICTSPVHWLYRKGVGRRSAVLLTLLIAGVFLVLLGSLLASSFATFMEALPKLEGQLHKQYLSLLNWLSSLGVYIQPKQISEWLDPSSTMQMVPTFLGSLGSLLSQSVLIILLVIFMLFETLDFRNKVAQSLENPAPSLRRFKEFSYNLKRYLAIKTLISLVTGALIYAACLLLGVQFPLLWGTLAFGLNYIPNIGSALAALPAVLLTLVMPDGGLAKAGMLAGAYLVINFVIGNLIEPRVMGRTLGLSTLVAFLSLVVWGWILGPAGMLLSVPLTMTLKIALNSHPETRWLARMLGGRLE, from the coding sequence ATGGAGCACGACGTCGACGACGACAAGCGCCGTATGCCTCTCAACCTGACACTGACTCTGGCGGCACTGGTCATCATCATCGGCGGCATGAAACTCGGCGCCGACTTGCTGGTTCCTTTGATCCTGTCGCTGTTCATCGCGATAATCTGTACCTCGCCGGTACACTGGCTATACCGCAAAGGGGTGGGGCGCCGCAGCGCCGTGCTGCTGACCCTGCTGATTGCCGGGGTCTTTCTGGTGCTGCTGGGTTCGTTGCTGGCGAGCAGTTTCGCGACCTTCATGGAGGCGTTGCCCAAGCTCGAGGGGCAACTGCACAAGCAGTATCTGAGCCTGCTCAACTGGCTATCGAGCCTGGGCGTGTACATTCAGCCCAAGCAAATATCCGAATGGCTCGATCCGAGCAGCACCATGCAGATGGTGCCGACCTTCCTCGGTAGCCTGGGCAGCTTGCTGTCGCAAAGCGTGCTGATCATCCTGCTGGTGATCTTCATGCTTTTCGAGACCCTGGACTTTCGCAACAAGGTGGCGCAATCGCTGGAAAACCCCGCGCCGAGCCTGCGACGGTTCAAGGAATTCAGCTATAACTTGAAGCGCTATCTGGCGATCAAGACGTTGATCAGTCTGGTGACCGGAGCGCTGATCTACGCCGCCTGCCTGCTGCTGGGGGTACAATTTCCGCTGTTGTGGGGAACGCTGGCCTTCGGCCTCAATTACATACCCAATATCGGCTCGGCCCTGGCGGCGCTGCCCGCCGTGCTGCTGACGCTGGTAATGCCCGATGGCGGCCTGGCCAAGGCGGGGATGCTGGCCGGCGCCTATCTGGTCATCAACTTCGTGATCGGCAATCTCATCGAGCCGCGGGTCATGGGCAGGACACTGGGGCTATCGACGCTGGTCGCCTTCCTGTCGCTGGTGGTGTGGGGCTGGATTCTCGGGCCGGCAGGCATGCTGCTGTCGGTGCCGTTGACGATGACCCTGAAGATCGCGCTGAACAGTCATCCCGAAACGCGCTGGCTGGCACGCATGCTGGGTGGGCGCCTCGAATAA
- a CDS encoding phosphoadenosine phosphosulfate reductase family protein, producing the protein MDLNIEAINEQLGHDPEGLTRWALNLDRRAICTTNFRPFEAVILHMATQVQPDIPVVWMDSGYNTEATYRFADEVAKRLSLNLTIYHPRRSRAHREAVDGPLPSIDDPRHAAFTEEVKLEPFARALREMDPQVWLTALRAEDTAERSQMQPVSVNAAGLIKVAPVLHWTAKDMYQYLQRHDLPNNFDYFDPTKVEDTRECGLHLQH; encoded by the coding sequence AGGCCACGACCCGGAAGGACTGACGCGCTGGGCGCTGAATCTCGACCGGCGCGCCATCTGCACCACCAATTTCCGGCCCTTCGAGGCGGTGATCCTGCACATGGCGACCCAGGTGCAGCCGGACATTCCCGTGGTGTGGATGGATTCCGGCTACAACACCGAGGCGACCTACCGCTTCGCCGACGAGGTCGCCAAGCGGCTGTCGCTGAACCTGACGATCTACCATCCGCGCCGCTCGCGGGCCCACCGCGAAGCCGTCGACGGACCGCTGCCGAGTATCGACGATCCGCGTCACGCCGCCTTCACCGAGGAGGTCAAGCTCGAGCCGTTCGCCCGTGCACTGCGCGAGATGGACCCGCAGGTCTGGCTGACCGCACTGCGCGCCGAGGACACCGCCGAGCGCTCGCAGATGCAGCCGGTCTCGGTCAACGCCGCCGGGCTGATCAAGGTCGCGCCGGTGCTGCACTGGACTGCCAAGGACATGTACCAGTACCTGCAGCGCCACGACCTGCCCAACAACTTCGACTACTTCGACCCCACCAAGGTCGAGGACACACGCGAATGCGGCCTGCATCTGCAACACTGA